From Selenomonas ruminantium AC2024, a single genomic window includes:
- the eno gene encoding phosphopyruvate hydratase yields MKDYLQIMQVIGREIIDSRGNPTVEAEVVLADGSRGRAAAPSGASTGEFEALELRDGDKDKFGGKGVSKAVANINEKIAPALIGVDAADGYAVDGIMLELDGTEDKSNLGANAILAVSLAAAKAAAAAQDISLYRYFGGLNGNQLPVPMMNILNGGAHATNSVDTQEFMIMPAGAPTFREALRWSTEVFHALQKLLKKEGNTTSVGDEGGFAPDLKSDEDAIEHILQAIRDAGYEPGKDFVLAMDAASSEWKSEKGKGHYKQPKSGREYTSDELIAHWKSLIEKYPIYSIEDGLDEEDWEGWQKMTKELGDKVQLVGDDLFVTNTKRLKKGIDMGCGNSILIKLNQIGTLSETLEAIKMAHKAGYTAVVSHRSGETEDTTIADLAVALNTCQIKTGAPSRSERVAKYNQLLRIEEELGKSAVYPGKAAFNHTK; encoded by the coding sequence ATGAAGGATTATTTGCAAATCATGCAGGTTATTGGCCGGGAGATTATTGATTCCCGGGGCAATCCTACGGTGGAAGCTGAAGTGGTACTGGCGGATGGTTCCCGGGGAAGGGCGGCAGCGCCTAGCGGGGCATCCACCGGTGAGTTCGAGGCTTTGGAACTGCGGGATGGCGATAAAGATAAATTTGGCGGCAAGGGCGTTTCCAAGGCCGTGGCCAATATCAACGAGAAGATTGCGCCTGCACTTATTGGTGTGGATGCAGCCGATGGTTATGCTGTGGATGGCATTATGCTGGAGCTGGACGGTACAGAGGACAAATCCAATCTGGGTGCCAATGCCATTCTGGCCGTGTCTCTGGCAGCCGCCAAAGCGGCAGCTGCGGCGCAGGACATTTCCCTCTATCGCTACTTCGGCGGTCTGAATGGCAATCAGCTGCCGGTGCCGATGATGAACATCTTAAATGGCGGCGCACATGCCACCAATTCTGTGGACACGCAGGAGTTTATGATTATGCCGGCGGGCGCGCCCACTTTCCGCGAAGCACTGCGCTGGTCCACAGAGGTATTCCATGCGCTGCAGAAACTCTTGAAGAAGGAAGGCAATACCACGTCTGTTGGGGATGAAGGCGGCTTTGCACCGGATTTGAAATCCGATGAAGATGCCATTGAACACATCTTGCAGGCTATTCGGGATGCCGGTTATGAGCCGGGCAAGGATTTTGTGCTGGCTATGGATGCGGCATCTTCTGAATGGAAGAGTGAGAAGGGCAAGGGCCATTACAAGCAGCCGAAGTCCGGCCGGGAGTATACTTCTGATGAACTGATTGCCCACTGGAAGTCCCTGATTGAAAAATATCCCATCTACTCCATCGAAGATGGTCTGGATGAAGAAGACTGGGAAGGCTGGCAGAAGATGACCAAAGAGCTTGGGGACAAGGTTCAGCTGGTCGGTGATGACCTCTTTGTCACCAATACGAAGCGCCTGAAAAAAGGTATCGACATGGGTTGCGGCAATTCCATTCTCATTAAGCTCAATCAGATTGGCACGCTGTCGGAAACATTGGAAGCCATCAAGATGGCCCATAAGGCCGGTTACACCGCTGTGGTTTCTCATCGTTCCGGCGAGACGGAGGACACCACCATTGCCGACTTGGCAGTGGCCCTCAATACCTGCCAGATTAAGACCGGTGCTCCGTCTCGTTCCGAGCGCGTAGCGAAATACAATCAGTTGCTGCGCATTGAGGAAGAACTGGGCAAGAGTGCCGTTTATCCAGGCAAGGCAGCCTTTAACCATACGAAATAA
- a CDS encoding M48 family metalloprotease: MIFLWKNSKWHKKLTALIVMGALGISVAAPLPKAEAVDAWGAAAQALGVYAAYKSSLAGILALGNDVNAQVQSRIQDVQKNGLDGNDNDVQVVNSVMAQLLAKGNYVLKVNSLPFVWAVNDSKDFNAACYPTNYISINRALVRGLNMEPDELASVFAHEMTHGLEQHSAKNYAQAVAQYMGMSMINMDTNSMDWNKLNGLVNYSIAKNITLPTEYEADEGGFYLMASAGFNPGGGAAAMARMAYYLTYETQNFLEYQDPDTKRQERESYSDHPETKLREDKLAQMMSDYGCAHVTVKDRKDIYVDGEKLLSAESTSEDYDNTAETAYLVAGALAKAFHDYDSITGWNFRQDGQGNLTCLSNDRVNALLQKFLVKAQAGAKLQSLVERAYAGEAASGARNKMLAEESKRNQKLAERREEVLNADGKAVKKLRENADAYSDYGQGDKALAQMQRVLASRNMDNLAESQAINARAKAVSGDFAGALSEADKAVAADNKNIYTYLNRADIYHMLGELDKALADIAQAKEIDKKNAVSYYLAAVIEDEQGNTEQAKADFAELYRLQPKAVSRIPDEYLQAISQKEYEKRQKDKAEARKKYAEEWKKAHKDKDK; this comes from the coding sequence GTGATTTTTTTGTGGAAGAATAGCAAATGGCATAAAAAATTGACGGCTCTTATCGTGATGGGGGCCTTGGGAATAAGTGTGGCGGCGCCGCTGCCCAAAGCGGAGGCGGTGGATGCCTGGGGGGCAGCAGCGCAGGCCTTGGGCGTTTATGCGGCCTATAAGTCCAGTCTGGCAGGCATTCTGGCGCTGGGCAATGATGTCAATGCCCAGGTGCAGAGTCGGATTCAGGATGTGCAGAAGAATGGCCTTGATGGCAATGACAACGATGTGCAGGTGGTGAATTCCGTCATGGCACAGCTGCTGGCGAAGGGGAACTATGTGCTCAAGGTCAATTCCCTGCCCTTTGTCTGGGCCGTGAACGACAGCAAGGATTTCAATGCCGCCTGCTATCCTACCAATTACATCAGCATCAACCGGGCCTTGGTGCGGGGTCTTAATATGGAACCGGATGAGCTGGCGTCGGTATTCGCCCATGAAATGACGCATGGCCTCGAACAGCACAGTGCCAAGAATTATGCCCAGGCGGTGGCGCAGTACATGGGCATGAGCATGATTAATATGGATACCAACTCCATGGACTGGAATAAGCTCAACGGTTTGGTGAACTATTCCATTGCCAAGAACATCACGTTGCCCACAGAGTACGAGGCCGACGAGGGCGGCTTTTACCTGATGGCCAGTGCCGGTTTCAATCCCGGCGGCGGAGCTGCGGCCATGGCCCGCATGGCCTACTACCTGACCTATGAAACGCAGAATTTCCTGGAATATCAAGACCCGGACACCAAGCGGCAGGAGCGGGAAAGCTACAGCGACCATCCCGAGACGAAACTGCGGGAAGACAAGCTGGCGCAGATGATGTCCGATTATGGCTGCGCACATGTGACGGTAAAGGATAGGAAGGACATCTATGTGGATGGGGAAAAGCTGCTTTCGGCAGAGTCCACTTCCGAGGATTACGACAATACAGCGGAAACGGCTTATCTGGTGGCTGGTGCGCTGGCCAAGGCCTTCCATGATTACGACAGCATCACGGGCTGGAATTTCCGTCAGGATGGGCAGGGGAATCTGACCTGTCTTTCGAATGACAGGGTGAATGCGCTGCTGCAGAAGTTTCTAGTAAAGGCGCAGGCCGGAGCAAAACTCCAGTCCCTGGTGGAAAGAGCCTATGCCGGGGAAGCGGCCAGCGGTGCCCGTAACAAGATGCTGGCTGAAGAAAGTAAGCGGAACCAGAAGCTGGCCGAACGACGAGAAGAAGTGTTAAACGCTGACGGCAAGGCGGTCAAGAAGCTGCGGGAGAATGCGGACGCCTACAGTGATTACGGTCAGGGCGACAAGGCGTTGGCGCAGATGCAGCGGGTCTTGGCCAGCCGCAATATGGACAATCTGGCGGAAAGTCAGGCCATCAACGCCCGGGCTAAGGCGGTAAGCGGTGACTTTGCCGGAGCGCTCAGCGAAGCGGATAAGGCGGTAGCTGCGGACAATAAGAACATCTACACCTATTTGAACCGGGCCGACATCTATCATATGCTGGGCGAGCTGGACAAGGCGCTGGCAGATATCGCCCAAGCGAAGGAAATTGACAAAAAGAACGCAGTTTCCTATTATTTGGCGGCGGTCATTGAAGATGAACAGGGCAACACGGAGCAGGCCAAGGCTGATTTTGCCGAGCTTTACCGTCTGCAGCCCAAGGCCGTGAGCCGTATTCCGGACGAATACCTGCAGGCCATTTCGCAGAAGGAATACGAGAAGCGCCAGAAGGATAAGGCGGAAGCGCGGAAAAAATATGCCGAAGAATGGAAAAAGGCGCATAAGGACAAGGACAAATAA
- a CDS encoding ROK family protein — protein MDKKDIRRANMQILQQALMDLGQATKPQLAEASGFSVVTVNALLKELVEAGVAETVEAAVPGEAGGRPAQKFAYCRNRKLVLLLYMFEEQGRDKLVLAVENLLGEIIWQKDVFPVEITEAVLLAELQEASKEFPEVCQILLGMPGVEVAGKMLVIDYPELRDLTLTFDLSKKLGLPVHFCNDINAAVSGYGRACPNADEETIVGLYWPHGYPPGAGILLGGRLYTGRDGIAGEVGCRFSSGESYQEGDFSRMAATEIIRLVRYWNPHRLAIYREGLTEGELAGILTECQQELPRELLPQVELSVSFAQDYVAGLQQIGRELICAEGGC, from the coding sequence ATGGATAAAAAAGATATACGCAGGGCCAATATGCAGATTCTGCAGCAGGCACTGATGGACTTGGGTCAGGCAACCAAACCGCAGTTAGCTGAGGCTTCGGGATTCAGTGTGGTGACCGTCAACGCTTTGTTGAAAGAATTGGTGGAAGCAGGTGTGGCCGAAACAGTGGAGGCGGCAGTTCCTGGAGAGGCGGGCGGCAGACCAGCCCAGAAGTTTGCTTACTGCCGCAACCGGAAGCTGGTGCTATTGCTCTATATGTTTGAGGAGCAGGGCCGGGATAAGCTGGTGCTGGCCGTGGAAAACCTGCTGGGGGAAATTATCTGGCAGAAGGATGTGTTTCCTGTTGAGATTACGGAAGCGGTTTTGCTGGCGGAACTGCAAGAAGCCAGCAAGGAATTTCCTGAAGTCTGCCAGATACTGCTGGGGATGCCCGGTGTGGAAGTGGCAGGCAAAATGCTGGTTATTGACTATCCTGAGCTGCGGGATTTGACTTTGACATTTGACTTGTCAAAAAAGCTGGGCTTACCGGTCCATTTTTGCAATGATATCAATGCGGCGGTGAGCGGGTACGGCAGGGCTTGCCCAAACGCTGATGAGGAAACCATTGTCGGCCTTTACTGGCCCCACGGCTATCCGCCAGGAGCGGGGATTTTGCTGGGTGGCAGACTTTATACAGGCCGGGATGGTATTGCCGGGGAAGTGGGCTGCCGTTTTTCGTCTGGTGAGTCCTATCAGGAAGGCGATTTTTCCCGGATGGCGGCCACGGAAATCATCCGGCTGGTGCGGTATTGGAATCCCCATCGGTTAGCGATTTACCGGGAAGGACTGACGGAAGGCGAGTTGGCTGGAATCCTGACGGAATGTCAACAGGAACTGCCCCGCGAATTGCTGCCGCAGGTAGAGCTTAGCGTCTCTTTTGCACAGGATTATGTGGCGGGGCTACAGCAGATAGGAAGAGAATTGATTTGCGCTGAGGGAGGCTGTTAA
- a CDS encoding histidinol-phosphatase HisJ family protein → MLADYHVHTEFSDDSQELMEEQVKKAIDLGLDELCITDHVDYGVKKDWTEGDIVYRPGDGIGLAIEEQQPLANVDYPAYFAKFRRLRDEFSREINLRCGLEFGVQTGTIHRYEELFARYEQELDFVLLSIHQVENKEFWNQEFQQGRTQKEYNERYYQEMYNVIKAFKHYSVLAHVNLISRYDKQGKYPFAAVRDMVAEILKLAIADGKGIELNTSSWHYGLDDTMPSRDILRLYKDLGGKIITIGSDAHSTKYLADHMRDAWEILVNEIGFAKIYTFAHGEPIAHDF, encoded by the coding sequence ATGCTGGCAGATTATCATGTGCATACGGAATTCAGTGATGATTCCCAGGAATTGATGGAGGAACAGGTCAAAAAGGCCATCGATCTGGGGCTGGACGAGCTTTGCATCACCGACCATGTGGACTATGGTGTCAAAAAGGATTGGACGGAGGGCGATATCGTGTATCGGCCCGGTGACGGCATCGGGCTGGCCATAGAGGAGCAGCAGCCCTTGGCTAATGTGGATTATCCGGCGTATTTTGCCAAGTTCCGCCGCTTGCGCGATGAATTCAGCCGGGAGATTAACCTGCGCTGCGGCTTGGAATTTGGCGTGCAGACGGGGACGATTCACCGCTATGAGGAACTCTTTGCCCGGTATGAACAGGAGCTGGATTTCGTTTTGCTCTCCATCCATCAGGTGGAGAACAAGGAATTTTGGAATCAGGAGTTTCAGCAGGGGCGGACGCAGAAAGAATACAATGAGCGATATTATCAGGAAATGTACAACGTGATTAAGGCTTTCAAGCATTATTCTGTGCTGGCCCATGTGAATCTGATCAGCCGCTATGACAAGCAGGGCAAATATCCCTTTGCCGCGGTTCGGGATATGGTGGCGGAAATATTAAAGCTGGCCATCGCAGACGGCAAGGGGATTGAACTTAATACATCGTCCTGGCATTACGGCCTTGATGATACCATGCCTTCCCGTGATATTTTGCGCTTGTATAAGGATTTGGGCGGTAAGATTATCACCATTGGCTCCGATGCCCATTCCACGAAATATCTGGCGGATCATATGCGCGACGCCTGGGAAATCCTGGTCAATGAAATCGGCTTCGCCAAAATCTATACCTTTGCACATGGCGAGCCTATAGCCCACGATTTTTAA
- a CDS encoding MFS transporter: MTQSLREAEFNPADVWTQHATRAVFFIGGFGAASWAPLVPLLRQRLAIGEDILGLLLLCIGIGSLLTMPLSGAAAVRLGCRKVLTFSSIAFALLLFLLSQVSDILLAIPVLLLFGAIMGCIDVVANVQAVIVEKAAGKRLMSGMHGLWSVGGFAGAGLFGVWVGGLGFTPTVSTLIATGIMVTVILFFARFLLPYGGEAGGKMLAVPKGIVAFVGVIACIAFLVEGAIMDWSGVFLTTVRGFDMSMAGTGFTVFSAAMLTMRLVGDKLVQKMGQKIIILGGSVLAFAGFLAVIFAPQAWLLYAGFFAIGVGSANVVPVFFSLLGKQKDMPIGLAVPAVSTLGYLGILMGPAAIGALAHATSLYAAFGLLAGLVALQLVIARYVYRKVL; this comes from the coding sequence ATGACACAATCACTCCGGGAAGCGGAGTTTAATCCGGCAGATGTTTGGACACAGCATGCCACGAGGGCCGTGTTTTTTATCGGCGGTTTTGGTGCGGCCTCCTGGGCACCGCTGGTGCCGTTATTACGCCAGAGATTGGCGATTGGGGAGGATATTTTGGGACTGTTGCTGCTCTGTATCGGCATCGGCTCCCTGCTGACCATGCCCCTGTCCGGCGCGGCAGCCGTAAGGCTGGGCTGTAGAAAGGTGCTGACCTTTTCCAGCATTGCCTTTGCCCTGCTGCTGTTCCTGCTGAGCCAGGTCAGTGATATCCTGCTGGCTATACCCGTATTGTTGCTCTTTGGCGCCATTATGGGTTGTATTGATGTGGTGGCCAATGTGCAGGCTGTTATCGTGGAAAAAGCTGCGGGCAAACGGCTGATGTCCGGCATGCACGGCCTTTGGAGCGTAGGCGGTTTTGCAGGGGCGGGGCTGTTTGGCGTCTGGGTAGGCGGACTGGGATTTACCCCCACGGTTTCTACTTTGATTGCCACAGGCATTATGGTGACGGTGATTCTGTTCTTTGCCCGCTTTTTACTGCCCTATGGCGGGGAAGCTGGTGGCAAGATGCTGGCTGTACCCAAAGGCATCGTGGCATTTGTGGGTGTTATCGCCTGCATTGCCTTTCTGGTGGAAGGCGCCATCATGGACTGGAGTGGTGTGTTCCTGACTACGGTGCGAGGCTTTGACATGTCAATGGCGGGCACGGGCTTTACGGTCTTTTCCGCCGCCATGCTGACGATGCGTCTGGTGGGGGATAAGCTGGTACAGAAAATGGGGCAGAAAATCATTATCTTAGGCGGCAGTGTGCTGGCCTTTGCGGGATTCCTCGCCGTGATTTTTGCGCCCCAGGCTTGGCTGCTGTACGCAGGCTTCTTCGCTATCGGTGTGGGCAGTGCCAATGTCGTGCCGGTGTTCTTCTCCCTGTTGGGTAAGCAGAAGGATATGCCCATCGGCCTGGCGGTGCCTGCGGTGAGCACGCTGGGGTATCTGGGCATCCTCATGGGCCCTGCAGCCATCGGCGCCTTGGCTCATGCCACCAGCCTTTACGCAGCCTTCGGCCTGCTGGCCGGGCTCGTGGCTCTGCAGCTTGTGATTGCCCGCTATGTTTATCGGAAGGTCTTATAG
- the secA gene encoding preprotein translocase subunit SecA, producing MLGFLKRFLGDNNDKEIARYREVVEKINALEPQMANLTDDKLTGYTGKFKERLANGETLDDLLPEAFAVVREASRRTLGMRHFDVQMIGGMCLHEGRIAEMRTGEGKTLVATLPVYLNALTGKGVHVITVNDYLARRDSEEMGKLYRFLGLTVGLVVHDMDFPERKYAYSCDVTFGTNNEFGFDYLRDNMVIHQDQMVQRELNYAIVDEVDSILIDEARTPLIISGPGAKSTDMYATMARAVATLKEGEDYTVDEKQKTVAPADNAIPKIEKMLGITNLYAPENIEQSHCFTAALRAKALMKRDRDYVVRNDEVIIVDEFTGRLMEGRRYSDGLHQAIEAKEGVKIQRESQTLATITFQNYFRMYNKLSGMTGTAKTEEDEFLKIYNLPVIVVPTNKPVQRIDHPDVIYKNKAAKYRAVGKFVKELHEKGQPVLIGTTSITQSEELSSVLKKNGIPHSVLNAKFHEKEAEIIADAGQRGAVTIATNMAGRGTDIKLGEGVPELGGLFIVGTERHESRRIDNQLRGRSGRQGDPGASRFFLSLEDDLLRLFASDRIAGMMDKLGMEEDEPIEHRIITNSIEHAQKKVEARNFDIRKHVLEYDDVMNQQREVMYGERRKILLGENLRENIMGMVNHIIKAEMNQYANEQLYPEEWQLDGLIEDAEKIYAPAGALKKEELVELSRDELKEKLESTAETGYHQRELLFGEENMRELEKVVMLRVVDSKWMEHLDHMDMLRDGINLRAYGQRNPLVEYKIEALDMFEEMESAIMDQIASLMYHVSIITPQQQEAEMKGQPAEASVTQKQKMEETIRAQRSQLSDHLSSARASHGDEVSTATAKKAAAEKIGRNDPCPCGSGKKYKNCCGRR from the coding sequence TTGCTGGGATTTCTCAAAAGATTCTTAGGCGACAATAACGATAAAGAGATTGCCCGTTATCGCGAGGTTGTCGAAAAAATCAATGCCCTGGAGCCACAGATGGCAAATCTGACGGACGACAAGCTGACGGGTTATACAGGAAAATTCAAGGAGCGTCTGGCAAATGGCGAGACTTTGGATGACTTGCTGCCGGAGGCCTTTGCGGTAGTCCGCGAAGCATCCCGCCGTACGCTCGGTATGCGCCACTTTGATGTACAGATGATTGGCGGCATGTGCCTGCATGAAGGCCGTATCGCAGAAATGCGTACCGGTGAAGGTAAGACGCTGGTGGCAACACTGCCGGTATACCTCAATGCGCTGACGGGCAAGGGCGTCCATGTCATTACGGTAAATGACTATCTGGCCCGCCGCGACAGCGAGGAAATGGGTAAGCTCTACCGCTTCCTGGGCCTCACTGTTGGCCTCGTGGTGCACGATATGGACTTCCCGGAACGCAAGTATGCTTATAGCTGCGATGTGACCTTCGGTACCAACAATGAATTCGGTTTTGACTATCTGCGCGACAACATGGTTATCCATCAGGACCAGATGGTACAGCGTGAGCTCAACTATGCCATCGTCGATGAAGTGGACTCCATCCTCATCGATGAAGCGCGTACGCCGCTGATTATTTCCGGCCCCGGTGCCAAGTCTACGGATATGTATGCCACCATGGCCCGGGCAGTAGCCACCCTCAAAGAGGGCGAGGACTACACCGTTGATGAGAAGCAGAAGACGGTAGCGCCGGCCGATAATGCCATTCCCAAGATTGAAAAAATGCTGGGCATTACGAATCTGTATGCCCCGGAAAATATCGAACAGTCCCACTGCTTTACGGCAGCGCTCAGAGCTAAGGCGCTCATGAAGCGTGACCGCGATTATGTGGTGCGCAATGATGAAGTCATCATTGTCGATGAATTCACGGGCCGTCTCATGGAAGGCCGCCGTTATTCCGATGGCCTGCATCAGGCTATTGAAGCGAAAGAGGGCGTAAAGATTCAGCGCGAATCCCAGACGCTCGCGACGATTACCTTCCAGAACTACTTCCGTATGTATAACAAGCTCTCCGGTATGACCGGTACGGCTAAGACGGAAGAAGACGAGTTCTTGAAGATTTACAATCTGCCCGTTATCGTGGTGCCCACCAACAAGCCAGTGCAGCGTATTGACCATCCGGATGTTATTTACAAGAATAAGGCGGCCAAGTACCGTGCGGTAGGTAAGTTCGTCAAGGAACTGCACGAAAAGGGACAGCCGGTGCTTATCGGTACGACTTCCATCACGCAGTCGGAAGAACTTAGCAGCGTACTCAAGAAAAACGGCATTCCGCATAGCGTGCTGAACGCCAAGTTCCATGAGAAGGAAGCGGAAATCATCGCCGATGCCGGTCAGCGCGGTGCGGTTACCATTGCCACCAACATGGCAGGCCGTGGTACGGATATCAAGCTCGGTGAAGGTGTGCCGGAACTCGGCGGCCTCTTCATCGTGGGTACGGAACGCCATGAATCCCGCCGTATCGACAATCAGCTGCGCGGCCGTTCCGGCCGTCAGGGTGACCCTGGTGCTTCCCGTTTCTTCCTGTCCCTGGAAGATGACCTGCTGCGTCTCTTCGCATCTGACCGTATTGCGGGCATGATGGACAAGCTGGGCATGGAAGAGGACGAACCCATCGAGCATCGCATCATCACCAACTCCATCGAGCACGCCCAGAAGAAGGTGGAAGCCCGTAACTTCGACATCCGTAAGCACGTGCTCGAATATGATGATGTTATGAATCAGCAGCGTGAAGTCATGTACGGCGAGCGCCGCAAGATTCTGCTCGGCGAAAACCTGCGCGAAAACATCATGGGCATGGTCAACCACATCATCAAGGCAGAGATGAACCAGTATGCCAACGAACAGCTCTATCCGGAAGAATGGCAGCTTGACGGCCTGATTGAGGACGCCGAAAAGATTTACGCTCCGGCTGGTGCCCTCAAGAAGGAAGAACTGGTAGAACTTTCCCGTGATGAACTCAAGGAAAAACTGGAAAGCACGGCAGAAACGGGCTATCATCAGCGCGAACTCCTCTTTGGCGAAGAAAATATGCGCGAGCTCGAAAAGGTCGTTATGCTTCGCGTGGTGGACAGCAAGTGGATGGAACACTTAGACCACATGGATATGCTGCGTGACGGCATCAACCTGCGGGCTTATGGCCAGCGCAATCCGCTCGTGGAATACAAGATTGAAGCACTTGATATGTTCGAGGAGATGGAATCGGCCATCATGGACCAGATTGCTTCCCTGATGTATCATGTGAGCATTATAACGCCGCAGCAGCAGGAAGCAGAAATGAAAGGCCAGCCTGCAGAGGCCAGCGTCACCCAGAAACAGAAGATGGAAGAAACCATCAGGGCACAGCGCTCGCAGCTCTCCGACCACTTGAGCAGTGCACGGGCCAGCCACGGTGACGAAGTCAGCACCGCTACGGCAAAAAAGGCAGCAGCTGAAAAAATTGGCCGCAATGACCCCTGTCCCTGCGGCAGCGGCAAGAAGTATAAGAACTGCTGTGGGCGGCGTTAA
- the prfB gene encoding peptide chain release factor 2 — protein sequence MLEDLKPRLGELKEKLDHMGESLEIPRKEEKIAELEYKMGEPTFWDDAEAAQKINQELADLKSSVDKYKSLVSKHEDAETLLEMGLEEDDPSMEDDVKAELDAVAEGLEALQLEVLLSGPYDGNNAILTLHAGAGGTEAQDWTQMLLRMYGRWAERHGFTVETADLLPGDEAGVKSATLFIKGHNAYGFLKSEKGVHRLVRISPFDANARRHTSFSACDIMPEIDDAVEVDINMADVRVDTYRASGAGGQHINKTSSAVRMTHEPTGIVVQCQNERSQLQNREQCLKMLRAKLFELEMEKKEAELAKLEGDQQNIEWGSQIRSYVFQPYTMVKDHRTSQETGNVQAVMDGDIDPFIRAFLAAKANHEI from the coding sequence ATGTTAGAAGATTTGAAACCCCGCTTAGGCGAACTCAAAGAAAAACTCGACCATATGGGCGAGTCTTTGGAAATTCCCCGCAAGGAAGAAAAAATCGCCGAGCTCGAATATAAGATGGGCGAACCCACTTTTTGGGATGATGCGGAAGCTGCCCAGAAAATCAATCAGGAACTGGCGGACTTAAAATCCAGCGTGGATAAGTATAAGTCCCTGGTGTCCAAGCATGAGGATGCAGAAACCCTGCTGGAAATGGGCCTCGAAGAAGATGACCCCAGCATGGAAGATGATGTAAAAGCCGAACTGGACGCTGTAGCGGAAGGCCTCGAAGCCCTGCAGCTCGAAGTCCTGCTCTCCGGCCCCTATGATGGCAACAACGCCATTTTGACGCTGCATGCCGGTGCGGGCGGAACGGAAGCTCAGGACTGGACGCAGATGCTTTTGCGCATGTACGGCCGCTGGGCGGAACGCCATGGCTTCACCGTGGAAACGGCCGATTTACTGCCCGGTGATGAAGCCGGTGTAAAATCCGCGACGCTCTTTATTAAGGGCCATAACGCCTACGGTTTCCTGAAATCGGAAAAGGGTGTACACCGCCTCGTGCGCATCTCGCCCTTTGATGCCAATGCCCGCCGTCATACGTCTTTCTCGGCTTGCGATATCATGCCGGAAATCGACGATGCGGTGGAAGTGGATATCAACATGGCTGATGTGCGTGTGGATACCTACCGCGCCTCCGGTGCCGGTGGTCAGCACATCAACAAGACGTCTTCGGCTGTACGTATGACCCATGAGCCTACGGGCATCGTGGTGCAGTGCCAGAACGAGCGTTCCCAGCTCCAGAACCGCGAGCAGTGCCTCAAAATGCTCCGCGCCAAGCTCTTTGAACTGGAAATGGAGAAGAAGGAAGCAGAGCTGGCTAAATTGGAAGGCGACCAGCAGAACATCGAATGGGGCAGCCAGATTCGCTCCTATGTGTTCCAGCCTTATACCATGGTTAAGGACCACCGCACGAGCCAGGAAACCGGTAACGTGCAGGCGGTTATGGACGGGGATATCGACCCCTTCATCCGGGCATTCCTCGCCGCCAAGGCCAATCATGAAATTTAA
- a CDS encoding DUF2993 domain-containing protein, with translation MRKGLTIAGALFIIIIVFSETLLPWLARETLQTRMNQRMVTSDAQVSVDSRPGILLALGEIQHLHAVAHQAKVGQVYFRELSLSGENVRLNIGDLLKAGKVALKSADKLELKGVVDEENLEEVLTRKLDKVENVQVSISPTGVLATANTKLFGRLVDIELEGNVIEESGSLYFQMTHLAFKNSRLGTAKLGEMFGNIQLAPPGRLPMGMQISDVQQTNGAIVITAKRENVE, from the coding sequence TTGCGAAAGGGCTTGACTATTGCAGGTGCTTTATTCATAATAATAATCGTGTTTAGTGAGACATTGCTTCCCTGGCTGGCGCGGGAAACCCTGCAGACCCGCATGAATCAGCGGATGGTAACCAGTGATGCCCAGGTGTCGGTGGACAGCCGTCCGGGAATCTTGCTGGCCCTCGGTGAGATTCAGCATCTTCATGCTGTGGCTCATCAGGCCAAGGTGGGGCAGGTCTATTTCCGGGAACTCAGCCTTTCCGGGGAAAACGTGCGCCTGAACATAGGGGATTTGCTCAAGGCGGGAAAAGTAGCCTTGAAATCCGCAGACAAACTGGAATTAAAGGGTGTCGTGGATGAGGAAAACCTTGAGGAAGTCCTGACCCGCAAGCTGGACAAGGTGGAAAATGTGCAGGTCAGCATCTCGCCAACAGGCGTGCTGGCCACAGCAAATACCAAACTCTTTGGGCGGCTCGTGGATATTGAATTAGAGGGAAATGTAATTGAAGAAAGCGGCTCGCTCTATTTTCAGATGACGCATCTGGCCTTTAAGAACAGCCGGTTGGGCACAGCCAAGTTAGGCGAGATGTTCGGCAATATTCAGCTGGCTCCGCCGGGGAGATTGCCCATGGGGATGCAAATCAGCGATGTGCAGCAGACAAATGGTGCCATCGTGATTACGGCTAAACGTGAGAATGTGGAATAA